GAATGCGATTGCGGCACTGCGGTCTTTGAAATACAGCGGAAAATCAACGCACCAGCGATTGGCTTGCTTCTCTTTCCAGCAAGCGACATAGGGTACGGAATTGGTTGCCTCCAGGTCGGCTGCTAATTCAAGCAGTCGTCGTTGCTGTTTAAGAAGCCGGAGGAGTTGTTCCCGACCAGGACGTTTCCGCAGGGAATGATGGTGTTGTGGGGTGACGAAATAACCATCGTGTTCCCAGTTGATAGTTTTAGCAGACTGTATGGAAAGCAGGCAGGCACCATATTTATCAAGCCACTCTCCTATCAGAGTAACTAAGAAATACACGCGCAGTAATCGCATTGCTGTCGGGATCGTTCTGTGAATGGTTGACGGGTTTTTACCGACAACTATGGCGATCTCACGTTCAGAGTAATCGCTTGCATAATGCAGGCCAATTTCAAGTCGATTTTTCAAATCTTCGCTAACGGCCTGTTTGAGTTCTTTGCTGAGACGCGCAGCACGATCCGGATCTAGCGGATCATGATTCCACCGGCTTCCATCATGATTGGCCCAGATTAACTGTTCAATATGTTGTGTATTGTTATATTTTACCATTGTGATTATCCCTTGTGTGAATTACGTGGTTTTAAAGCAGAGCATTATTGTGATACTGCTATAGAAAGAAAAACGGGGCCGCTTCAAACTCGAAGCGCCCCCGGCGTGTCAGGCGATCTAACGTGACCAGTGCATGAATTCCGAATCTTTTTCAGAACTTCCTCCATAAGCACTGTCGGCTAACGAATCCCGAAGGCTGCGCAAATATCCTTCAATAAATTCGCGATTAAACATTCCACCTTCTCCCGCCACGATGACAGGTGGACGGGGGGGCTTTTGATCGCCATTTCCGCTTGTCGATGGCAAAGGTTGGGGGTCAGGCCGAGAGCTTCGGCCACGTGGTATAGTTCTTTGCTGAGTGTCCATGGACATCTCCTTTGGTGTTGGAGTATTCCACGGCGAACAACTGCTTGACCACAACGCCGGTGCACCTGTAATGTGTGCGAGTCAGTGTCGTCATTCTCCGCGATGTAACAGCGGCACTGGCACGGGCATCGGATCTAACTCATCCGGTGCCCACTGCTGCAGTCAGCGAGCACTTGCCTTTCCAAGGCCGAAAACAGCATGATTTGCTGATTGTCTGCCACAATCAAGAAGTGTCCGACTAATAAAATCCCCCCGCTGAACCCCAATCCCCCGCGATGAATGTGACTTGTTTTTTCGCTTGTTTTATGGGAGATTAATAAAAGAAAATTCAAAAAAGGGGGATCGCGGGGGAAAATTGGGGGATGAAAAATCAGAGCCAGAAGCCAAAAAAAGGAAGTTTGACAGTTTACTTCCGATCGTTAGCTCAGATCCATGATTTGACGAAAGAGACAGCGCCTGACATAAGCAGATCTTGGATAAATACTGAGTTCTGGTTTTCAGGACTGTTGAGCCACAGTTCTAAACCAGAAGATAAACCACTAGAAAGTCCAATATCTTTCGATTCAAGTCCGCAAAAAGGCGCATGTGAATTGATTGAATTAATCTTACGCGTTGTCGTGTATCAAGCTAGTAAATCGGATCGTCTGCCCTGCGGTAAAGCTTTGGGGGAGCTTAAGCCAAGAGAGCTTACAGACTATGCCAAACGAATGTTTGGTTATGTCAAGTCTGAGGAATCAACGAATCCGTTGTTACTTCGACTATTCAGCTTTCACCAAGCAAAAGCGAGTTCGACAGGATATGTGGCCAGATTTCTTGCAGATGACCTATTCGATCATACCTGTATCAGAATTCTTTCAGAAGACAAACCCGGTAAGTTTGAACCTGTAACAGCAGAGCAACTCTCTTGGTTGTTGAAGACCTATGAGTCACTCTTTCGTCGCGGTGACAGTCAGCCGATCAAAGATCCGCCACAATTTGATTCAAGTGTGGATGTCGTTCTTGAGAAGTATTGCAAGCGGCTTCGCGAAAATTGGGAGCAGGATTGTGAGACGGACACCAAACGTGAGCAACTTTGCTTCTATGTGGAACCCCACTATTCGCTGCTGCCCCTCGGTATGCATTTTCGGGATTCTAACCCCGTGGGAGGCGATTCGGGCCAACGATTCGAGCCGGTTACTCCGCGCAGTGGAAATACGAAAGAACTGGTTGCACTGTTAAAATCTGAAGCCGGACAACGAATATGTATTGTGCAGGATTCTGGGATGGGAAAGACGATTTTTAGTCGTCGCGTGCAAGCCTATTTTTCTACGACGGAATCTTGGAACGAATTCTACAATGGCAAAGCTTGCCTCCCCGTAAGATTTGCCACTCAAGATGCACTCGGCTGGCCTGCTGACTTTAAACGGGCGATCAGCGATGAAATTCAGTCTGACTGCGAGCGTCACGGGATCGATCCGAATCAACTGACGTCAACCCTCCTTGATGCAGGACGTGTCGTGTTGATCCTCGACGGATTTGATCAATTCGGTCCGGATGAAGTAACTGCGGCCTCTGACACTCTCAAAACGTTCCTTGCGAAAACTGGACAGCATTGTCGCGTGCTGCTTACTAGTCGGCCATACGGGGTCGAACATGAGGTCAATCCATTATTTCTATATATAGACTGGCGTTACGCACAGATAGACCCATTTGACGTCGAGCAGCAATATCAATATCTGACTCAGCTTCGCCCCGTTCATGACGAGCTGAAACCAATCGAGCAACTCGACCTGCCCGAGCCTGATGCAGATCTACCTGGCAGACGCGAAACTTTGTGGAACGAGCTTTGTAAAAATAATCCCCGTATTGAACAAGTCACTTATGCACAAGCGAAGAAAATAGACGCTGAATTAGACGCTTGGTTGGACGCGACCATCGAGGAGACTCAATCAACTGAGGGGGCAACTCGCTGCGAACGATTGATTGATGGCCTCAAGAAGATCGCTCCCCAATATGACCAGATTTCAGCATTATTTCAATCACCACTCCTACTGAAATACATTCGAAATCTTGCCGAAGACAATTTACTCGGTTCATTTGCAAATCGTTCGGAACTTTACTTGGAAGTAATCGCTCACGAAACCAAACGAGCGTTGCCAACACTTCGATGGCGATTTAGTGAGGAGGCTCCAAATCGAATCGAAAGCATCGTGAGCGCGGCAGGCTTCCAAATGATGGTTGATGGTCGTTCGAGTAAAGGTGGCTACAGCGGTCGTGTGTGGGGGGAAAGAGAAGTCAGGAATTTTCGCAAAAATGTGTCTGCACGTCTGGCCGAGTCTGTGACTGACGAGGAATGGGAGGAAGTTGGGAAAGCGGCTGGGCTTGCGTATCGAGGAGTCATTCTGTCAAGTACACAAAGCGTTTTTGGGTTTCGGCACCGCAGTATGATGGAATTTTACTGTGGACTGTATTTAGCACAAAACGAACAGCGGGGTGGTTGGGCGTTAATCGAGCATGATAACAAGGAGAACATCACAAAGATTGAGTGTGTCGAGCGTGAAGTATTGCTGGATCGCGCGAACGACCCAGCCTGGATGGACGCATGGCGTTTCGCCATCGAGATGCCTGCTACAATCGTGCAGTCCAATCCAAAGATTCTTTCCGCTTCTCTTTCTGTTTTATTCCTTCCGCCTAAGAATGGCGGCTCGCGACCAACCAAATTGATGTTTCAAGCTTGGCCACGATTTATAACACCCAATAAGGAAGACCAGCTACCTGGAGCAGAATTCGTTCTGAATCGTTTTCGGGGTGAATTTCAGCAACTCATGCGAATGCAGGACCAGAACCCACATCCAGGATTTACGCGGTGTCGTGGTGAAATCGCTCGTATGTTGGTGGAGAACTTTGCTCCTTGTCCGAACACAAACGAGGGTTTCGGAATCTTTCGAATGGGAGCGAGCAAGTATCAGAATGAGTTTCCGCCTCATCGTGTCCGGGTCGAAAAGTTCGAAATGCAGACGACTACGGTGACGAGGGAGCAATACCGCTTATTCGATCCGAATCTGGAAACCATTTTTGCGCAAAGCTTCGAGCGAGTGGCTCCCAAAAATGATGAGGGCGAAGTAGCCATTGAGTTTACCAATCATGCACCCGTTGTTTGTGTGTCGTGGTATGATGCAGTCGTTTTTTCTCGCTGGCTGGGTGGAGAGTACGCACTTCCCACCGAAACACAATGGGAATTCGCCTGCCGAGCGGGACATGATGATGAACGGGAATTGTTTTCTCTCGCTAACAAAACCAACGTTGAAAAAATCTCGACGAGGGAGGTCAACTTCGATCCGAGCAGGGACTCTGACGATTACCGTGACGATGCTGCCAACAATAAATATCGTCAGTGCACGGTTCCGGTTTCCGGAAACGGTGATCCTCTAACTGATGATTTTCTCCCGAATGCGTTTGGGCTTTGGCATATGCACGGCAACGTTTTGGAATGGTGCCAGGACAGCTACTCCCATGACTTCTACCTCGACAGAATCATCAAGCAGCTCCAGCAACAAGAGATCATCCCTAATCACATTGTCAAGTCGGCGACTCGAGTACAAAAACTCGAAATGATCAAGACGCATGTAGACAAGATGGTTTTCACCGCCAATTTGAACGATTCCG
This genomic interval from Gimesia alba contains the following:
- a CDS encoding helix-turn-helix domain-containing protein yields the protein MVKYNNTQHIEQLIWANHDGSRWNHDPLDPDRAARLSKELKQAVSEDLKNRLEIGLHYASDYSEREIAIVVGKNPSTIHRTIPTAMRLLRVYFLVTLIGEWLDKYGACLLSIQSAKTINWEHDGYFVTPQHHHSLRKRPGREQLLRLLKQQRRLLELAADLEATNSVPYVACWKEKQANRWCVDFPLYFKDRSAAIAFAKDNSVNFIFHIASSENEIL
- a CDS encoding SUMF1/EgtB/PvdO family nonheme iron enzyme; protein product: MKNQSQKPKKGSLTVYFRSLAQIHDLTKETAPDISRSWINTEFWFSGLLSHSSKPEDKPLESPISFDSSPQKGACELIELILRVVVYQASKSDRLPCGKALGELKPRELTDYAKRMFGYVKSEESTNPLLLRLFSFHQAKASSTGYVARFLADDLFDHTCIRILSEDKPGKFEPVTAEQLSWLLKTYESLFRRGDSQPIKDPPQFDSSVDVVLEKYCKRLRENWEQDCETDTKREQLCFYVEPHYSLLPLGMHFRDSNPVGGDSGQRFEPVTPRSGNTKELVALLKSEAGQRICIVQDSGMGKTIFSRRVQAYFSTTESWNEFYNGKACLPVRFATQDALGWPADFKRAISDEIQSDCERHGIDPNQLTSTLLDAGRVVLILDGFDQFGPDEVTAASDTLKTFLAKTGQHCRVLLTSRPYGVEHEVNPLFLYIDWRYAQIDPFDVEQQYQYLTQLRPVHDELKPIEQLDLPEPDADLPGRRETLWNELCKNNPRIEQVTYAQAKKIDAELDAWLDATIEETQSTEGATRCERLIDGLKKIAPQYDQISALFQSPLLLKYIRNLAEDNLLGSFANRSELYLEVIAHETKRALPTLRWRFSEEAPNRIESIVSAAGFQMMVDGRSSKGGYSGRVWGEREVRNFRKNVSARLAESVTDEEWEEVGKAAGLAYRGVILSSTQSVFGFRHRSMMEFYCGLYLAQNEQRGGWALIEHDNKENITKIECVEREVLLDRANDPAWMDAWRFAIEMPATIVQSNPKILSASLSVLFLPPKNGGSRPTKLMFQAWPRFITPNKEDQLPGAEFVLNRFRGEFQQLMRMQDQNPHPGFTRCRGEIARMLVENFAPCPNTNEGFGIFRMGASKYQNEFPPHRVRVEKFEMQTTTVTREQYRLFDPNLETIFAQSFERVAPKNDEGEVAIEFTNHAPVVCVSWYDAVVFSRWLGGEYALPTETQWEFACRAGHDDERELFSLANKTNVEKISTREVNFDPSRDSDDYRDDAANNKYRQCTVPVSGNGDPLTDDFLPNAFGLWHMHGNVLEWCQDSYSHDFYLDRIIKQLQQQEIIPNHIVKSATRVQKLEMIKTHVDKMVFTANLNDSVGSLRVLRGGSWFNDADYCRSAYRSRDAPGSGDGTIGFRLCRVIVLPESSSS